The nucleotide sequence CTGGAAGGTCGCCCACTGGTCGGTCCAGGACTGGTCAGCCCTGAAGAGCATCGTGTTCTCATACAGACCGCCGATCCAGGGTCCGGTCACAAGGCCCATGTGATCCCACGGACCAGCCATGTTCATCGTGATGAATCCATCGTCGAACTTCGAGTACTCGAGCCACAGGGAGGTGAACTTGAGAGCCTCCTGCTTGATGTCTACGATCGCCTTCAGCGCGTTCGGGGAGTCGATCCCGGCGTGCCTGACGTCTGCGGCCGTTCCGGCCTCCGTGTCGAACTTCTGCATGTAGTACGCCAGTCTCAGCGCGATAGCAGGAGTGAAGTTGACGTTTCCAACCGCCCACAGGGTGGACAGGCTGTTATAGCCATCCAGTGCAAGCTCTGAAGGATCCTTGAAGTCTCTTCTCAGGTAGTTGGCAGAGAACCAGACCTGCTCGTTGAAGTTAAACTTCGCGCGCGCACCGAGGGTGTACCCCTCTCCGAAGGAGGAGTCTCTGAGTGAGGGAAGTCCAGTATCGGCGTCAATAGTCTCAAGCACGCCCGCACCCTCGTCGTGTCCGACGACAAGAGCGAACTCGCCCATTCCGAAGGGCTTTCTGAAGTGGAAGCCCTTGAAGTCGATGTCGGTCATCCATGCGTCGTTGTCCACATACAGCGAATCTTCGTCTTCCCAATCGAAGTTCTGCTTACCCACACGCATCGTGATGTCCCAGGGGAACTTGACATCAAGCCAATACTGGGCGAATGTCGCGTTTTCCCCGTTCAGACGGGCATAGAAGGTGACCTTGTCGTCGATGTACTTCGTCAGGTGCAGACGATAGCGGCTCATCTGGAACTCGTCTGTGCCGCCATC is from Synergistaceae bacterium and encodes:
- a CDS encoding S-layer protein produces the protein MKKILALVAVVALVVFAAPAFANVNPFMDVPMNHWAYDAIGQLAARGVLSGYPDGTYKGNQPMTRYEAASAVARALAVVDMTKASKQDVEMLKRLVVEFKDELDALGVKVDQIDSRLAVIEDRLGGWQIRGEFRFDGRWGSNDNGLYGLDGGTDEFQMSRYRLHLTKYIDDKVTFYARLNGENATFAQYWLDVKFPWDITMRVGKQNFDWEDEDSLYVDNDAWMTDIDFKGFHFRKPFGMGEFALVVGHDEGAGVLETIDADTGLPSLRDSSFGEGYTLGARAKFNFNEQVWFSANYLRRDFKDPSELALDGYNSLSTLWAVGNVNFTPAIALRLAYYMQKFDTEAGTAADVRHAGIDSPNALKAIVDIKQEALKFTSLWLEYSKFDDGFITMNMAGPWDHMGLVTGPWIGGLYENTMLFRADQSWTDQWATFQ